The sequence below is a genomic window from Fimbriimonadaceae bacterium.
GAGCCGTGGTGGCACTTCGAGGCGCGCCGCAATGTCGTTCACCTCGGAAGAGCGGCCGTTCTTGCCCACCGCGTGATCCACCCGGGACGCCAACTGGTACACGGCGTCGGTCAGCGCGTCGAGTCGCTGGGACAGCTCGTCGCTCTTGGCATTCTTCTGGTGCAGGATCTCCGCCATCTTCCGCTGGTGGTGCAGCAGAAACGGCACGAGCAGCACAGCCGTGCCGAGCGTGACAGACGCAAGCGCCAAAAAGAAGATTTCGTCAGGCATCGCACTCCAAGGATACAACCGGTTCCGTCAAGGAGCGGGACCTTTGGGAAGGAGGCGCGACTACTCCTTCGCGATCTCGGCGTCGTTGTCGTGGACGCGCTGGTTGGCGGCGGTCTGCACCCCTTGCGCCACATCGATGTCGTGGCGAATCACACCGGGATCGGCGTGCGGATCACCGACGGTCACCTGCTGCGAGGGTCCGCAGCCGGCCGCCGCAAGGGCCAATCCGAGCAGGGCTTTGATTCGTAGGTCCATGGGGCCTCCGAATCGTTTGTTCCATGCTCAGCCCGGTTTCTTGGGCGTGAACGTCAACCGGGCGCGCATCTCGTCGCCCTCGTCGTCGAAGAGCGTCGAGAAGCTCTTGCGGTCCTTGGCGACCGTGAAGACCTTCTTGTCCTCCTCCTTGGGCGCGACCCCGTTTTGGGTCACCGTGAGCATCTCGAGCTTGTCCGCCTTGAGGGTCCACTTGCCCTCCACACGATCGGGCTTCTCCTTTCCCGGTTGCGTGGCGGTCAGCGAGAACGTGCCGTCCGCGCGCATCGTGAGCACGACCTTGACTTGTGCGACCATCGCCTGGAGCGAATCCCGCATCTTCGCCGTCTCGGCATCTTTCGCCTTCGCCGGATCGGGAATCTCGATCGTCAGAGCGCCCGTCCACTCACCCGCGAGCGGGGACTGGCCGAGAGCCGCCCCGAAAGAGCCCAACACCAACATGCCAACGGCAAACGATTTCAAGCAACGCATCGGATCTGCATCCTCCTTCTCCGGCCCGAAACGGCACGTCAAGCGCCAGGCCGTTTCCAAAGCTTCGCGACGGGATATTCGGTTCCTTCCGAGAGCATGTCGGCAAAGAAGCCCCAGGCGGCCGCGCCGTCGAGGCTCTCCGGTTCGAGCAAGTGGAAGGTAAGAACCGCCAGCGGCGTGTTCGTAGGCACCAGGAAGCTGCCCGCGGGGAACTCCACCGTCTTGCGCTCGAACGTTCCCTCCAATCGAATCAGCCGGTGGCCCTGGAAAGGGCTCGCGTCTTGGTTCCGCTGGGCGATGTGGAACCGATCCGCCTCGCCCTTCCACGGCTTCGAGAGCTCGCGAACATCGATTCCGTGGCGCCGCAGCAGGGCGGCCACCTCTTTTTCAGAAGCTGGCAGCAGGTAGGCGGCCGGCAGCGGCGCCGCTTTCGACGTCTTGAACCGGTCGAAGATGGGCATGCTCGCCTCGACGAACTCCGTGGGCTTGCCCGTGCGCCGCGGGGCACCCTGCTCGGCCGGTTTCTCGAGCAGCACGGCCTCGGTTCCGCGCTGGTCCATCTCGAACCGAACCCCGAGCTGAGGGGCGGTCTCGGGATGGCTCCCCCACGCCACGGCGCGGGCATCGGCGGCCTTGGCCATCGCGATGACCTTCGCGGCATCGCGGGCGAGTCGACCCAGCACGGCGGCGACGAATCGGTCGGTGGCGATCACCCTCTCCTCGAACGGAAGGTAGGAGAACGCTTCCGAGAGCACCCCGATTCGGCCGCGCACCCCCGCATAGTTCGTCACGTAGCGCGGCTCCTCGCCAAAGGTCAGCCACGCCTGCCCGCTGTCCCGCCGCGCGGTATTGCCGTAGTCGAACGTCTCCAACTTGTACTGATCGCGCAGCTCTTTGCGCACGTCGGGCAGAAGCTGATCGCGGCTGTAGGCCAGGATCTCGGGGTCGGTGTTCGGGTTGAGCGGCGGCGAGTAGGTGAGCCCGTACCCGTGGCGCGTGCCGTTCGTGGTGTGCAGGTCCATCATCGCGTCGGGGTTCCACTTCGCGTACACGTGCTCGAGCACGCCGCGCATCTCGGGCGACTCGGCCTTCATGCAGTCGCGGTTGAGGTCGAAGCCCTGTC
It includes:
- a CDS encoding copper resistance protein NlpE N-terminal domain-containing protein translates to MRCLKSFAVGMLVLGSFGAALGQSPLAGEWTGALTIEIPDPAKAKDAETAKMRDSLQAMVAQVKVVLTMRADGTFSLTATQPGKEKPDRVEGKWTLKADKLEMLTVTQNGVAPKEEDKKVFTVAKDRKSFSTLFDDEGDEMRARLTFTPKKPG
- a CDS encoding M14 family metallopeptidase, with product MLAALFATALMPPQDAWPQTRAERTAYRETSHYDDVIAFLEALDKKGAPIRITYMGVSTEGRKMPLVVAARPMVSSPEEAHRAGKAVVYVQANIHAGEVEGKEAAQMLLRRVSQDPHGLLDHLVLVVDPIYNADGNEKFAPGSRNRPGQNGPDEVGVRTNGQGFDLNRDCMKAESPEMRGVLEHVYAKWNPDAMMDLHTTNGTRHGYGLTYSPPLNPNTDPEILAYSRDQLLPDVRKELRDQYKLETFDYGNTARRDSGQAWLTFGEEPRYVTNYAGVRGRIGVLSEAFSYLPFEERVIATDRFVAAVLGRLARDAAKVIAMAKAADARAVAWGSHPETAPQLGVRFEMDQRGTEAVLLEKPAEQGAPRRTGKPTEFVEASMPIFDRFKTSKAAPLPAAYLLPASEKEVAALLRRHGIDVRELSKPWKGEADRFHIAQRNQDASPFQGHRLIRLEGTFERKTVEFPAGSFLVPTNTPLAVLTFHLLEPESLDGAAAWGFFADMLSEGTEYPVAKLWKRPGA